In one Gadus morhua chromosome 7, gadMor3.0, whole genome shotgun sequence genomic region, the following are encoded:
- the LOC115546567 gene encoding uncharacterized protein LOC115546567 translates to MWAYHLKCPADGRKLMGAGLYKTVRRVLDRSGWYYMATECLQCPSCGKKVAGWSQDILEQLDVAHREQFPAVLTYKLSCDRAVIAMLKERTLGNGVSRLRASLVEQHSRDWMQRSISYLSVLRKLRGPGAARKDDVSLPTFVKVPGLTWFGRVYVLEAMTRLDETKARVTSIFGDILKMDSTKKIAKKLAGAAAGSAAWMTNVGNEYGQVLVSVLTSAEGEGLTNMAVGLMRRYREAGKAPPRVLYVDRDCCAAVGNSATHGMYHEWQELVVRLDVWHLMRRFARGVTTDSHQLYGLFMARLSFAIFEWDGEDVRRLKEAKQSSEGRDAQVTLSAKELARHCRRRTRGAAETERLIQEVLDAFWHVTDTMGVALIDRARMEDIWGTQRRHLDCVQDPEGVELYTKTGEITKGGVRLPVFRCARGSTSLESFHLHQCRFVPGTTSSDVHYQVYLLEGLARWNEDRGRAAVEGGPRAALRCYSARLQHSFNELASEVNGVQPVDDFTQPREYTGELLGVEYLYSQSGAVLQPDPEPLDGAEEEEEAAADDGFEEEEEHPEEEPEEIRLLAHHSALLQEPCGVLQVDATLGSPLSEVEEEMEEEEEEEDVVGPDGQPGYHHAVALAHGLVELRHHAFVTARQTRGIIALWERLTERDKAPVTFTPRHQDRLAKGRFKTSNRHAHIPGVDSVKRVVVGKGAGAAQYPSLSRVVEAIMLELCRVHSGDAKTIAGARLNRWGAVMRDYKLIQDNVVNCPALMASTRIMLFDVNQRTLSMWQNTREKNKMRDTLSLAVPGPSATQTAAEPLSAPRTLLQQPQQPDQPLQHRLPADASGLAATIRGPLAPELYDLVVKQQSAAAATPPDLSPLSAAATAPAIAAPAVAIAGAMPRSTVWRHRVQEEKERRARELGVYLKPPKKVSGFTCSRCGQHKTRENGHSRYKRETFCARADGGTVEQWRSDRLARDREAPPPPPP, encoded by the exons ATGTGGGCGTACCACCTCAAGTGCCCCGCCGATGGGCGCAAGCTGATGGGCGCTGGCCTATACAAGACCGTGCGGAGGGTCTTGGACAGGAGTGGGTGGTACTATATGGCCACAGAGTGCCTTCAGTGCCCCTCCTGCGGCAAGAAGGTGGCGGGCTGGTCCCAGGAcatcctggagcagctggaCGTTGCTCACCGCGAGCAATTCCCGGCCGTTCTTACCTACAA GTTGTCCTGCGACAGAGCGGTGATAGCCATGCTCAAGGAGCGCACCTTGGGCAACGGCGTCTCTCGCCTCCGTGCCTCCCTGGTGGAGCAGCACTCCAGGGACTGGATGCAGCGCTCCATCTCCTACCTCTCTGTGCTCCGCAAGCTGAGGGGACCCGGAGCGGCCCGGAAGGACGACGTGTCCCTGCCGACCTTCGTCAAGGTACCCGGGCTCACCTGGTTTGGTCGGGTGTATGTGCTGGAGGCCATGACCAGGCTGgacgagaccaaggccagggTGACGTCGATCTTCGGCGACATCCTAAAGATGGACTCCACCAAGAAG ATCGCCAAAAAGCTCGCGGGCGCCGCCGCCGGGTCTGCCGCCTGGATGACCAACGTTGGCAACGAGTACGGGCAGGTGCTCGTGTCCGTTCTCACCTCGGCCGAGGGAGAGGGACTTACCAACATGGCGGTCGGCCTCATGCGGCGGTACCGCGAAGCCGGGAAGGCCCCTCCGAGGGTCCTGTATGTGGACCGGGACTGCTGTGCCGCCGTGGGCAATTCTGCCACCCACGGCATGTACCACGAGTGGCAAGAGCTGGTGGTGCGGCTGGACGTGTGGCACCTCATGCGGCGCTTCGCAAGGGGCGTCACCACCGACAGCCACCAGCTCTACGGCCTCTTCATGGCCAGGCTGTCCTTCGCCATCTTTGAGTGGGACGGCGAGGACGTGCGGCGCCTGAAGGAGGCCAAGCAGTCCTCGGAGGGGAGGGACGCCCAGGTCACGCTGTCCGCCAAGGAGCTGGCTCGCCACTGTCGCCGCCGTACGAGGGGTGCGGCGGAGACGGAGCGGCTCATCCAGGAGGTGCTGGACGCCTTCTGGCATGTGACGGACACCATGGGCGTCGCTTTGATTGACCGCGCCCGCATGGAGGACATCTGGGGCACGCAGCGCCGCCACCTCGACTGCGTCCAGGACCCAGAGGGGGTGGAGCTGTACACCAAGACGGGAGAGATCACCAAGGGTGGTGTGAGGCTCCCCGTCTTCCGGTGCGCTCGCGGCTCCACCTCCCTCGAGTCCTTCCACCTGCACCAGTGCCGCTTCGTTCCGG GTACCACCTCGAGTGACGTCCACTATCAGGTGTACCTGCTGGAGGGCCTGGCTCGGTGGAACGAGGACCGCGGCAGGGCGGCAGTCGAGGGAGGACCGCGAGCGGCGCTGCGGTGCTACAGCGCCCGGCTGCAGCACAGCTTCAACGAGCTGGCCTCTGAGGTCAACGGGGTCCAGCCGGTCGACGACTTCACCCAGCCCAGAGAGTACACAG gggAACTCTTAGGGGTGGAGTACTTGTACTCCCAGTCGGGCGCTGTGCTGCAGCCGGATCCCGAACCTCTGGatggggcagaggaggaggaagaggccgcCGCCGATGACGgcttcgaggaggaggaggagcacccggaggaggagccagaggagatCCGTCTCCTGGCACACCACAGCGCCCTGCTCCAGGAGCCCTGCGGTGTGCTCCAGGTCGATGCCACCTTGGGATCGCCCCTttccgaggtggaggaggagatggaggaggaggaggaggaggaa gacgtCGTCGGGCCGGACGGTCAGCCCGGGTACCACCACGCGGTGGCCCTGGCCCACGGCCTCGTGGAGCTGCGTCACCACGCCTTCGTCACCGCCCGTCAGACCAGAGGCATCATCGCTCTCTGGGAGAGGCTGACGGAGCGGGACAAGGCGCCGGTGACCTTCACCCCCCGCCACCAGGACCGGCTGGCTAAAGGGCGGTTCAAGACCAGCAACCGCCACGCCCACATCCCGGGAGTGGACAGTGTGAAGCG tgtCGTCGTGGGTAAGGGTGCGGGAGCGGCACAGTACCCAAGCCTCAGCAGGGTCGTCGAGGCCATCATGTTGGAGCTGTGCCGCGTCCACAGCGGCGACGCCAAGACCATCGCCGGGGCACGCCTCAACCGCTGGGGTGCCGTCATGAGGGATTACAAATTGATCCAGGACAACGTGGTCAACTGTCCTGCCCTCATGGCGAGCACCCGCATCATGCTGTTTGACGTGAACCAGCGGACCCTGTCCATGTG GCAAAACACCagggaaaaaaataagatgAGGGACACCCTCTCCCTCGCAGTCCCGGGGCCCAGCGCTACCCAGACTGCAGCGGAGCCCCTGTCGGCCCCACGGACTCTgctgcagcagccccagcagccagACCAGCCCCTCCAGCACCGCCTGCCCGCGGATGCCTCTGGTCTGGCGGCAACGATCAGAGGGCCGCTGGCCCCGGAGCTCTACGACCTCGTGGTGAAGCAGCAGagtgccgccgccgccacccccccggACCTCAGCCCGCTCTCAGCCGCGGCCACCGCTCCAGCCATTGCCGCTCCGGCCGTCGCCATTGCTGGAGCCATGCCCCGCTCCACTGTCTGGAGGCACAGGgtccaggaggagaaggagcgtcGTGCCCGGGAGCTAGGGGTCTACCTCAAGCCCCCTAAAAAGGTCTCGGGCTTTACCTGCAGCCGCTGTGGCCAGCACAAGACCAGGGAGAACGGCCACAGCCGCTACAAGCGGGAGACCTTTTGCGCCCGGGCCGACGGGGGAACGGTGGAGCAGTGGCGCAGTGATCGGCTGGCCAGAGACCGcgaggccccccccccgccgccaccctga
- the LOC115546572 gene encoding uncharacterized protein LOC115546572: MEATNSNLGAQPEPEAVEPEESDSAAAAAPPPPSKRKRKHRWTPSRVTICRHKSQLRQDTRVLNEQKGKPQCQPGDPCPTCAQPRTLDTGHALYKSSAYCESEAGPGGLTAREWLISQQAPEDAGKVPRTTLWNIARRKEVGDSSSPRRKTHKLRICQRCLQPAQKDFGHSRFDGENFCSLYAGKGVDLWLAEKRDRKRRKPKRKQRKQREERRAKGPVSAPGEEHSPGRV; encoded by the exons ATGGAAGCCACTAACAGCAACCTCGGAGCGCAGCCTGAGCCAGAGGCCGTGGAACCAGAAG AGTCCgacagcgctgctgctgctgctcctcctcctccatcaaagAGGAAAAGGAAGCACAGGTGGACGCCAAGCAGGGTTACCATTTGCCGCCACAAATCGCAACTGAGGCAGGACACCAGGGTGTTAAATGAGCAAAAGGGGAAGCCCCAATGCCAGCCGGGGGACCCCTGCCCCACGTGCGCCCAACCTAGGACCCTGGACACGGGGCACGCGCTGTACAAGAGCAGTGCGTACTGCGAGTCAGAGGCGGGCCCTGGGGGCCTCACCGCTCGTGAGTGGCTAATCAGCCAACAGGCCCCGGAGGACGCCGGGAAGGTGCCCAGGACCACCCTCTGGAACATCGCCCGCAGGAAGGAGGTCGGCGACTCCTCTTCCCCTCGACGAAAAACGCACAAGCTGCGGATCTGCCAGCGGTGCCTCCAGCCGGCGCAGAAAGATTTTGGCCACAGCCGGTTCGACGGGGAGAACTTCTGCTCCCTCTACGCCGGCAAAGGCGTAGACCTGTGGCTGGCCGAGAAGAGGGACCGCAAGAGGCGAAAGCCAAAGAG GAAGCAGAGGAAGcagcgggaggagaggagggcgaaGGGCCCGGTGTCAGCCCCTGGAGAGGAACACAGCCCCGGCAGAGTGTGA
- the LOC115546566 gene encoding uncharacterized protein LOC115546566, which yields MSFAPLFRFEPSSSELTLRPSDAADAVASKRQASTTGSQVKRGDVVRAEARARALQKGGMSGEFVLAESEVQFGLYRGQTFQWLLGNAVGYAVTILVSHQMEREGGDTSKSPLMENKDALASYAGLFPPMVTAVARRRLCEGSASSRGLDDALVGFGVHSHRTYKSLYGARDQESRTYVAWVRTQKVGATASRMGTLKQYVLARDAEPTAAPEPGHVLPRRLLL from the exons ATGTCTTTTGCTCCCCTTTTCCGGTTCGAACCCTCTTCCTCCGAGCTCACCCTTCGCCCCTCTGATGCCGCTGACGCAGTGGCAAGCAAACGCCAGGCCTCTACCACTGGGTCTCAGGTGAAGAGGGGTGATGTGGTTCGAGCCGAGGCGAGGGCCAGAGCCCTGCAGAAGGGTGGCATGTCGGGCGAGTTTGTGCTGGCGGAGAGCGAGGTGCAGTTTGGCCTGTACCGCGGCCAAACTTTCCAGTGGCTGCTGGGAAATGCGGTGGGGTACGCCGTCACCATCTTGGTGTCCcaccagatggagagagagggaggagacaccagcaaGTCGCCCCTCATGGAGAACAAGGACGCCCTCGCCTCCTACGCCGGGCTGTTCCCACCCATGGTGACGGCCGTCGCCAGGCGTAGGTTGTGCGAGGGCTCCGCGTCTTCCAGGGGGCTGGACGACGCGCTGGTGGGGTTCGGGGTGCATTCACACCGGACCTACAAGTCCCTGTATGGCGCGCGGGACCAAGAGAGTCGAAc CTATGTGGCTTGGGTCAGGACGCAGAAGGTGGGAGCTACTGCGTCAAGGATGGGAACCCTGAAGCAGTATGTGCTGGCCCGGGACGCTGAGCCCACAGCAGCACCGGAGCCAGGACATGTCCTCCCACG GCGTCTCCTACTCTGA